Proteins found in one Balneola sp. genomic segment:
- a CDS encoding metal-dependent transcriptional regulator, with the protein MSLSQSVEDYLKAIYVLETEGDGATTTNIAETLNVSSASVTNMLKRLAGMNFIEHKSYKGATLTEAGRKIALEILRHHRLLELYLKEIMGYSWDEVHEEAEKLEHHISEQFEDKIAELLDHPTHDPHGDPIPSKDGVVPEMASLSVCDAELETPYIIGRVKDQDPELLRYLEQTGVIPGVKLTVLDKAPFEGPIRVLLEEEEKTLGFAVARQVYLVE; encoded by the coding sequence ATGAGCCTCAGCCAGTCAGTTGAAGATTATTTAAAAGCAATATATGTGCTCGAAACCGAAGGGGATGGAGCCACTACCACGAATATTGCTGAAACACTCAATGTTTCATCAGCCTCAGTAACAAATATGCTGAAGAGGCTGGCTGGCATGAATTTCATAGAGCACAAATCATATAAAGGTGCCACACTTACCGAAGCTGGCAGAAAGATTGCTCTTGAGATCTTACGCCATCATCGGTTACTTGAATTGTACCTGAAAGAAATCATGGGTTATTCCTGGGATGAGGTTCATGAAGAAGCCGAAAAGCTGGAACATCATATTTCAGAACAATTTGAAGATAAAATCGCGGAGTTATTAGATCATCCTACTCATGACCCTCATGGAGATCCCATTCCATCTAAAGATGGGGTGGTCCCGGAGATGGCTTCGCTGTCGGTATGTGATGCCGAATTAGAGACCCCATACATTATTGGGAGGGTAAAAGATCAAGACCCAGAATTACTACGCTATTTAGAACAAACAGGGGTTATTCCTGGTGTAAAACTAACGGTATTAGATAAAGCTCCATTTGAAGGTCCTATTCGCGTTTTACTAGAGGAGGAAGAGAAAACCCTCGGTTTTGCTGTAGC